The Polyodon spathula isolate WHYD16114869_AA chromosome 3, ASM1765450v1, whole genome shotgun sequence genome has a segment encoding these proteins:
- the LOC121313686 gene encoding uncharacterized protein LOC121313686 isoform X1, whose translation MDRERDYTFIGNGPQCVSDIASELRNDYYYKLQEVFLGTANGNSQSLILVPYNNHMLLQIGLLKEENKVPWKYVQDWLEALFPKYRSARLRSLIEKASVNVLGLSAEERAMFLEEEVNLEYVGPVCDSLGIRRTDLLECTDLSEKIPPGEPVTNALLLELDSFVRKEKIDPSVIVTWLKNFDSQFCSDGNTHKAYKTLQLQIKTMKVSYRMHQKNKYKKNSLLNQFLQAEFIQSPSASESGVRDGKLWNGGLFKMKRFGSKLIANKMQSRNVRNSEITSGVADKTYKPPNVHARGTEFVLQNQSEILSHQKIEQNLKCRSVSGQYPYLTVKPIPQSSPWALQPNGAYCNDAFDQQTLVESEEPFGVVHCSVAKEQALTLLDVSILAFQKLSSVYGTETELSSQVFKELLRKHFVLMSDYTSVMKTFNERVSLCQQGQPGIPSPLHFLGCNAHYLLGLSHAAEQEIVSFENEISAVTGEKLGRDKNPKFTHFMNFSESAAARYIRMACDVLNPRGEEKFGCRKEWLAFCEANGKASKVPSGRSNRFNNFFEGAAALIHHHMDVVAFFSDEHVLKRLNVIQESVRDDVQDPVLQALVCVFAVIYFQVIGPYWQLLKSNAEYLDFQKYIQRLHQKFNEWSLDATPLLLPELSNTAFHQFLHHEESFDGLFAYCNPNNPYFTLIKKTLEQTMKSFVAVTQRELSDFLPGGVHSKEPTPELRAKMRTCQLAQLMGEYPFGHTYTDKYRRPNNSLNHQRPLHSPSRTSGQTGRHKKRMQLSSIEMNSMQKKQLLDITNKSKIMAAVVRNGGPCKTKRDVDCLLSSLEGANHSQKREAIRLQISYQKIVLGLKDRNLTHIGFSLKDMVDKLKSVLADDECPQIPVHSSKPAFSQDAQAGPSQRPCEVVPSTTMGSAAQDPLEDCHFENNDKHTMKRSSKLHKNEIQSFVFLD comes from the coding sequence gaaatgaTTACTATTATAAGCTTCAGGAAGTCTTCTTGGGAACAGCGAATGGAAACAGTCAAAGTCTTATACTAGTTCCATACAACAATCATATGCTTTTGCAAATAGGgcttttgaaagaagaaaataaagtaCCTTGGAAGTATGTACAAGACTGGCTGGAAGCGCTGTTCCCAAAATACAGATCTGCGCGTTTACGGAGTCTGATTGAAAAGGCAAGCGTAAACGTACTGGGGTTAAGTGCAGAAGAGAGAGCAATGTTTCTAGAGGAAGAAGTCAATCTAGAGTATGTTGGTCCGGTGTGCGACAGTCTTGGCATTCGAAGAACTGATCTGTTGGAATGCACTGACCTTTCAGAAAAAATCCCACCTGGAGAGCCTGTGACGAATGCTCTTCTGTTGGAATTGGACAGCTTTGTTCGAAAAGAGAAGATTGATCCATCAGTTATTGTGACCTGGTTGAAAAACTTTGACTCCCAGTTTTGCTCTGATGGCAATACTCACAAAGCATATAAAACCCTGCAACTGCAAATCAAAACAATGAAGGTTAGTTATCGAatgcatcaaaaaaataaatataaaaaaaacagtctcTTGAATCAGTTTCTTCAGGCTGAATTCATTCAGAGTCCCAGTGCATCAGAGAGTGGGGTGAGAGATGGCAAACTGTGGAATGGAGGTCTTTTCAAGATGAAGCGTTTTGGCTCAAAGTTGATTGCAAACAAAATGCAATCAAGGAATGTCAGGAATTCTGAAATCACAAGCGGCGTAGCTGATAAAACTTACAAGCCTCCAAATGTGCATGCTAGGGGAACGGAGTTTGTGTTACAGAATCAGAGTGAAATCTTGTCACATCAAAAAATAGAACAGAATCTTAAGTGTCGATCAGTATCAGGTCAGTACCCGTATCTGACAGTCAAACCCATTCCGCAGTCAAGCCCCTGGGCTTTACAGCCAAATGGAGCGTACTGTAATGATGCGTTTGACCAGCAAACTCTCGTGGAGTCTGAAGAACCGTTCGGTGTGGTTCATTGTAGTGTAGCAAAAGAGCAGGCCTTGACACTACTGGATGTTTCTATCCTTGCTTTTCAAAAGCTGTCAAGTGTGTACGGCACTGAAACAGAGCTCTCCAGTCAGGTTTTCAAAGAACTGCTGAGAAAGCACTTTGTCCTGATGTCTGATTACACCAGTGTTATGAAAACCTTTAATGAGAGAGTGAGTCTGTGCCAACAAGGTCAACCTGGCATCCCTTCACCTTTACACTTTTTAGGCTGCAATGCCCACTATCTTCTTGGACTGAGTCACGCAGCTGAACAAGAAATTGtgtcttttgaaaatgaaatctCAGCTGTTACTGGGGAGAAATTAGGCCGTGACAAGAATCCGAAGTTTACACATTTCATGAACTTTTCCGAGAGTGCTGCTGCACGTTACATCCGCATGGCATGTGATGTTTTGAACCCTCGTGGCGAAGAAAAGTTTGGATGCAGGAAGGAGTGGCTTGCATTCTGCGAGGCCAATGGCAAGGCTTCCAAAGTGCCAAGCGGTCGATCAAATCGGTTTAATAACTTCTTTGAAGGAGCTGCTGCTCTCATTCATCATCACATGGATGTTGTTGCTTTCTTCTCTGATGAGCATGTGTTAAAGAGACTGAATGTGATACAGGAAAGTGTCCGTGATGATGTTCAAGATCCCGTACTGCAAGCTCTAGTTTGTGTTTTTGCGGTCATCTATTTTCAAGTCATAGGTCCCTACTGGCAACTCCTGAAAAGCAATGCAGAATACCTTGACTTCCAAAAATACATCCAGCGTCTTCACCAAAAGTTCAACGAATGGTCTTTGGATGCTACACCTCTCCTCCTACCAGAACTTAGCAATACAGCTTTCCACCAGTTTCTTCATCATGAGGAGAGCTTTGATGGTTTGTTTGCATATTGTAACCCTAACAATCCATACTTTACCCTCATAAAGAAGACACTGGAACAAACTATGAAATCATTTGTTGCTGTGACTCAGAGAGAGCTTTCCGATTTCTTGCCAGGAGGGGTTCACAGTAAAGAGCCCACACCAGAACTTCGTGCAAAAATGAGAACCTGCCAGCTTGCACAGTTGATGGGTGAATACCCCTTTGGACACACTTACACTGACAAGTACAGAAGGCCCAACAATTCTTTGAATCACCAAAGACCCTTGCACAGTCCATCTCGTACCTCCGGTCAGACAGGAAGACACAAGAAGCGAATGCAACTGAGCAGCATAGAGATGAATTCAATGCAGAAAAAACAGCTGCTGGATATCACAAACAAGTCAAAGATTATGGCTGCAGTGGTGAGAAACGGAGGACCTTGCAAAACTAAAAGAGATGTTGATTGCCTTTTGTCTAGCTTGGAAGGGGCCAATCACTCACAGAAACGTGAGGCAATACGATTGCAGATTAGTTACCAGAAAATTGTTCTTGGCTTAAAAGACAGAAACTTAACCCATATAGGGTTTTCTCTGAAAGACATGGTGGATAAACTCAAGTCGGTCTTGGCAGATGATGAGTGCCCACAGATCCCTGTTCACAGCAGTAAACCAGCGTTTAGCCAGGATGCCCAAGCAGGACCAAGCCAGCGGCCATGTGAGGTAGTCCCTTCCACTACAATGGGAAGTGCAGCTCAAGATCCTTTAGAAGATTGCCACTttgaaaacaatgacaaacacaccATGAAAAGGAGTTCTAAGTTACACAAAAACGAAATTCAGTCTTTTGTGTTTCTAGATTAA